One window of Salmo salar chromosome ssa11, Ssal_v3.1, whole genome shotgun sequence genomic DNA carries:
- the LOC106562346 gene encoding la-related protein 6, giving the protein MTSATMEFRKHIESVSGSSAGREIDEVIIVDQHLQEMGTQVTITVAIQAADDEEPEEEVSSNNLDFLGGSCSEDEFGRHDKSSGAGTSGGELEEESWQPPDPELTQKLVAQIEYYLSDENLEHDAFLLKHVRRNKLGFVSVKLLTSFKKVKHLTRDWRTTAYALRHSTILELNDEGRKVRRRSTVPVFSSESLPSRMLLLSELQSWPELGVAMAGGDGDGREGGATQQEQLMKLLLKAFGTYGAIASVRVLKPGKDLPADLKKLSGRYTQLGTEECAIVEYEEVEAAVKANEAVGSEEGTGSLGLKVVLIGTKPPKKKVPKDQRQCDEGVGGMRKSHSLNSRVRELQYLDDSACSSSETESNPTSPRLARKSCSVNKLSPTGGGAAFQNNHLSPAVSPRTSPWSSPRASPCSQRKSPHSHKSPLASEGRLSPEAGRRWADYSSDSSLTPSGSPWVQRRRQVASQESSPVGSPMLGRKIQGADGLPPGVVRLPRGPDGTRGFHCGVSIGIAEMGEKTASTQT; this is encoded by the exons ATGACGAGTGCCACCATGGAGTTTCGGAAACATATCGAATCTGTATCAGGTTCGTCAGCGGGACGGGAAATCGATGAGGTGATAATTGTGGATCAACACCTGCAAGAGATGGGGACTCAAGTGACGATAACAGTGGCTATTCAGGCGGCAGACGACGAGGAACCAGAGGAGGAGGTGTCCTCAAACAATCTCGATTTCCTCGGAGGCAGCTGTAGTGAAGACGAATTTGGAAGACATGATAAATCCAG TGGCGCTGGCACGAGTGGCGGTGAGCTGGAGGAGGAGAGCTGGCAGCCCCCAGACCCAGAGCTGACCCAGAAGCTGGTGGCCCAGATCGAGTACTACCTGTCAGATGAGAACCTGGAACACGATGCCTTCCTGCTTAAACACGTCCGACGCAACAAGCTGGGCTTCGTCAGTGTCAAACTGCTCACCTCCTTCAAGAAG GTGAAGCACTTGACAAGAGACTGGAGAACAACTGCATATGCTCTGCGCCACTCGACAATACTTGAGCTAAACGATGAGGGGCGCAAAGTGCGTCGCAGATCAACAGTGCCCGTGTTTTCCAGCGAGTCTCTGCCAAGCCGTATGCTGCTACTCAGCGAGCTGCAGAGCTGGCCAGAGCTGGGTGTTGCGATGGCGGGTGGGGATGGCGATGGGCGTGAGGGTGGCGCTACCCAACAGGAACAACTGATGAAGCTGTTGCTGAAAGCGTTTGGAACATATGGAGCCATTGCCTCTGTGAGGGTGCTGAAGCCTGGCAAGGACCTGCCAGCCGACCTGAAGAAGCTGAGTGGCCGCTACACACAGCTGGGCACTGAGGAGTGTGCCATCGTGGAGTATGAGGAAGTGGAGGCTGCAGTCAAAGCCAACGAGGCTGTGGGCAGCGAGGAGGGGACAGGGTCTCTGGGGTTGAAGGTGGTCCTGATCGGCACCAAGCCTCCCAAGAAGAAGGTCCCCAAAGATCAGCGTCAGTGCGACGAGGGAGTAGGAGGAATGAGGAAGAGCCACTCACTCAACAGTCGGGTACGGGAGCTTCAGTATCTCGACGACTCTGCCTGTAGCTCCTCAGAGACTGAGAGCAACCCCACCTCCCCCAGACTGGCCCGCAAATCCTGCTCTGTCAATAAGCTAAGTCCCACTGGAGGGGGTGCTGCCTTCCAGAACAATCACCTGAGCCCAGCTGTGTCCCCACGCACCAGCCCCTGGTCGAGCCCCCGGGCCAGCCCATGCTCCCAACGCAAGTCTCCCCACTCCCATAAGTCTCCTTTGGCCAGTGAGGGCAGACTGAGCCCTGAGGCTGGGCGACGTTGGGCGGACTACTCCTCAGACAGCAGCCTGACACCGTCCGGTAGCCCCTGGGTCCAGAGGCGCAGGCAGGTGGCCTCCCAGGAGAGCAGCCCAGTAGGGAGCCCCATGCTGGGTCGAAAGATCCAGGGGGCAGACGGGCTTCCGCCAGGTGTAGTGCGGCTACCGCGTGGGCCTGATGGAACACGTGGTTTTCACTGTGGTGTGTCCATTGGTATTGCTGAGATGGGAGAGAAGACCGCTTCTACCCAAACCTGA